From a single Chitinophaga sp. Cy-1792 genomic region:
- a CDS encoding LuxR C-terminal-related transcriptional regulator gives MELVATTDIIDVTLLGKTGILSTSWTTCATAEEYIAGIAAFKEAYMQVLPKHTLWYNSNCEFAITPELQQWTDTFLNVACIDAGFDGKVGIIVGENMMHLLSVANLFEEGAANVNSRFFKEPEEALQWLTKSNRKLVAQPPVIKVKSLEKGTSEITLQIASEELNEYIFLLNRMLKSSLFKMAHAEQFHALSAREKEIFQLIVRGLTNPMIASQLFISIDTVKTHRKNIMQKLRCRNVQALLQYAIFVQI, from the coding sequence ATGGAACTTGTTGCTACAACTGATATTATCGATGTTACTTTACTGGGAAAGACTGGTATTCTGTCTACCTCCTGGACTACCTGCGCCACAGCAGAAGAATATATCGCTGGTATTGCTGCTTTTAAAGAAGCCTATATGCAGGTATTACCCAAACATACACTCTGGTATAATAGTAACTGTGAATTTGCCATTACCCCCGAATTACAGCAATGGACAGATACTTTCCTCAATGTTGCGTGTATTGATGCCGGCTTCGATGGAAAAGTCGGGATCATTGTAGGGGAGAACATGATGCATCTCTTGTCTGTCGCTAACCTCTTTGAAGAAGGAGCGGCCAATGTTAATTCCCGCTTTTTCAAAGAACCGGAAGAGGCCCTGCAATGGCTGACAAAAAGTAACAGGAAACTGGTAGCACAGCCACCGGTGATAAAAGTGAAAAGCCTGGAAAAAGGTACTTCGGAGATTACCCTGCAAATAGCCAGCGAAGAACTGAATGAATACATCTTCCTCCTGAACCGTATGCTCAAAAGCTCCCTGTTCAAGATGGCGCATGCCGAACAGTTTCACGCGTTATCTGCCAGGGAAAAAGAAATATTTCAACTCATCGTCCGCGGTCTTACCAATCCCATGATCGCATCACAGCTCTTTATCTCCATAGATACGGTTAAAACACATCGTAAAAATATTATGCAGAAACTACGGTGCAGAAATGTACAGGCACTCCTGCAATATGCCATTTTTGTACAGATCTAA
- a CDS encoding acyl-CoA desaturase — MGIHLVPFLAFFTGTTAFDWILCAALYVIRMFFVTAGYHRYFSHRAFKTSRFFQFILAGGAQSSLQKGALWWSANHRIHHKHSDTPEDPHSANVYGIWYAHIGWIMGPEYKPTRFDLIKDHKAKELFWLNKWHMIPAVVLAVAVYFVGNKVNGTGWFDWHAGLSTLFIGFFASTIFLYHGTFTINSLMHKIGKQRYETGDQSRNSVWLALITLGEGWHNNHHYYQSAARQGFYWWEIDISYYVLKTLSLFGIVWDIRPVPAKVRESNKIDKNKVRDGRSVEDLRA, encoded by the coding sequence ATGGGCATTCATTTGGTGCCTTTTCTTGCGTTTTTTACAGGTACAACGGCATTCGACTGGATCTTATGCGCAGCGTTGTATGTAATACGCATGTTTTTTGTGACAGCAGGATACCACAGATATTTCTCGCATCGTGCTTTTAAAACGTCGCGATTCTTCCAGTTTATCCTGGCTGGTGGTGCACAGAGCAGCCTTCAGAAGGGTGCATTGTGGTGGTCTGCCAATCACCGTATTCACCACAAACATAGTGATACGCCTGAAGATCCTCACTCTGCGAATGTGTATGGCATCTGGTATGCGCACATCGGCTGGATCATGGGTCCTGAATACAAACCTACCCGTTTTGACCTGATCAAAGATCACAAAGCGAAAGAATTATTCTGGCTGAACAAATGGCATATGATTCCTGCCGTAGTACTGGCTGTTGCCGTGTATTTCGTAGGTAACAAAGTGAATGGTACCGGATGGTTCGACTGGCATGCAGGTTTATCTACCCTGTTTATCGGTTTCTTTGCCAGCACTATCTTCCTGTATCATGGTACTTTCACCATCAACTCCCTGATGCACAAGATCGGTAAGCAACGTTATGAAACCGGCGACCAGTCACGCAACAGCGTATGGCTCGCATTGATCACCCTGGGTGAAGGATGGCATAACAACCACCACTATTATCAGAGCGCTGCACGTCAGGGTTTCTACTGGTGGGAAATTGACATCAGCTACTATGTGCTGAAAACTTTAAGTCTGTTTGGTATTGTATGGGATATACGCCCTGTTCCGGCTAAAGTAAGAGAAAGCAACAAGATTGATAAGAATAAAGTAAGAGACGGCAGATCTGTAGAAGATTTAAGAGCTTAG
- a CDS encoding HdeD family acid-resistance protein, translating to MSNLLSTIRSNVKYWWLYLLNGIIFIIAGFIVFSNPFSSYVILSIFFAVTLFVTGIAEISFAVSNRQSMYGWGWSLASGIIDVVVGFLLMIYPAVSMAVIPLFLGFWFLFRGISLIVFSIQLSMEKIPNWGWLLVGGILLVMVSIFILDNPTIGVATILGILAAGFWMAGVFSIIFAFRLRRVKKDLKNLV from the coding sequence ATGTCTAACCTCTTATCTACTATCCGAAGTAATGTGAAGTATTGGTGGTTATACCTGCTCAATGGTATTATATTCATCATTGCCGGGTTCATCGTTTTCTCCAACCCCTTCAGCAGCTACGTGATACTGAGTATATTCTTTGCCGTTACCCTCTTTGTTACCGGTATCGCTGAAATCTCCTTTGCGGTGAGTAACCGGCAAAGCATGTACGGCTGGGGATGGTCGCTGGCGTCCGGTATTATCGACGTAGTAGTAGGGTTTTTGCTGATGATCTACCCCGCTGTCAGTATGGCGGTAATCCCGCTCTTCCTGGGATTCTGGTTCCTCTTCCGTGGTATCAGCCTGATCGTATTCAGTATCCAGCTCAGCATGGAAAAAATCCCTAACTGGGGCTGGCTGCTCGTGGGAGGTATCCTCCTGGTGATGGTGTCAATTTTCATCCTGGATAACCCAACCATTGGAGTAGCTACCATCCTGGGTATCCTGGCCGCCGGCTTTTGGATGGCAGGCGTTTTCAGCATTATTTTCGCTTTCCGGCTCCGACGTGTGAAGAAAGATTTAAAAAACCTCGTTTAA
- a CDS encoding M1 family metallopeptidase, with translation MKLKFSPLALLLLLSLVQPALAQSKFDQHEAFAPIFYTSNGNEYRTADGRPGPAYWQNAADYNIQATLDTVAQRITGSVRISYHNNSPNTLPYVWLQLDQQAFKKDARATATQLPAEARLAGNSFTNGFELKEISIVLNGKSYNVAYTITDSRMQLRLPAPLATKADMQININYAFTIPEDGTDRMGRMPSKYGTVYTIAQWYPRMAVYDDVLGWNNLPYLGNGEFYLEYGNYEYDITAPANMIVAGSGELTNAAKVLSAEQQKQLSIAAQSDNTVAIRSAAAVQAQTPASGNKTWHFSCKNARDVAWAASAAFIWDAAKINLPENKKALAQSVYLLENADSNGWGRATEYTKACIEHYSTQWFPYPYPVATNVAGRVGGMEYPGIVFCSWKANKNSLWGVTTHEFGHTWFPMIVGSNERKYPWMDEGFNTFINGISSAAFHQGEYYTPAQLANGVNSLHQTVDEAVMTMPDVVADRYLGIAAYYKPAMGLELLRNTIIGRERFDDAFRQYIRSWAYKHPTPNDFFRSMENATGEDLSWFWKGWFFNTWKLDLAVKDVKYVKDDPASGALITLECLEQLPMPVTVAIKQANGTTDTLKLPVEIWQHGPTYVLPYPSTSKLVAVTLDPLGELPDENRNNNSWKGNDVAKQVPAGITPTDILRNYITACGGMEKMKSLQDIAFTLAGEALGVKIMTTTRAKFKDGYFFCREVYLPAQQQTLFLTRIQNDSVMVMRNGKMVSLSAAEKGVEMDKHMLFPEYYYLGNPDMVKLELAPTEEMVNGAPAYVLSVATSNGTVFRNYYDEKTGLKVRSIIVTTEENTGSNVITDYSDYRDVEGYKVPYKLLVDIGGKQQHHDLTTIKFNQGLSKEQVCQRFSPQ, from the coding sequence ATGAAATTAAAGTTTAGTCCACTTGCGCTGCTTTTACTGCTTTCTTTGGTGCAGCCAGCCTTAGCCCAGTCAAAATTCGACCAGCACGAAGCTTTTGCTCCCATCTTTTATACTTCCAACGGTAACGAATACCGCACTGCCGACGGAAGACCCGGACCTGCCTACTGGCAAAATGCGGCCGACTATAACATCCAGGCTACCCTCGACACTGTCGCCCAGCGTATTACCGGTTCCGTACGGATCAGTTATCATAACAACAGTCCCAATACCCTGCCTTACGTCTGGCTGCAGCTGGACCAGCAGGCTTTTAAGAAAGATGCCCGCGCCACAGCCACACAGCTTCCCGCAGAAGCCCGGCTGGCAGGCAACAGCTTTACCAACGGCTTCGAACTTAAAGAAATCAGCATCGTCCTCAATGGTAAGTCATACAATGTGGCTTACACCATCACGGATAGCCGTATGCAACTCCGGCTGCCTGCTCCGCTGGCAACAAAAGCCGATATGCAGATCAACATCAACTACGCTTTTACTATCCCCGAAGATGGTACCGACCGCATGGGGCGCATGCCATCGAAATACGGTACCGTATATACGATTGCGCAATGGTACCCACGCATGGCCGTTTATGACGACGTGCTCGGCTGGAATAACCTGCCCTACCTCGGCAACGGTGAATTCTACCTGGAATACGGCAATTATGAATATGATATCACCGCGCCGGCTAATATGATCGTTGCAGGCTCCGGTGAACTGACCAATGCGGCAAAGGTATTGAGCGCCGAACAGCAAAAGCAGCTCAGTATTGCGGCACAGAGCGACAACACCGTTGCCATCCGTTCCGCAGCTGCTGTGCAGGCACAAACACCTGCCTCCGGCAATAAAACCTGGCATTTCTCCTGTAAGAATGCCCGCGATGTAGCCTGGGCAGCCTCCGCAGCGTTCATATGGGATGCTGCAAAAATCAATCTCCCGGAAAATAAAAAAGCACTCGCACAATCGGTCTACCTCCTCGAAAATGCCGACAGCAACGGATGGGGAAGAGCTACTGAATACACCAAAGCCTGCATCGAACACTATTCAACCCAATGGTTTCCCTATCCTTATCCGGTAGCTACCAATGTTGCCGGACGTGTTGGTGGTATGGAATACCCGGGCATCGTTTTCTGCTCCTGGAAAGCCAATAAAAATAGCCTCTGGGGTGTTACCACGCACGAATTCGGCCATACCTGGTTCCCGATGATCGTAGGCTCTAATGAACGGAAATATCCCTGGATGGACGAAGGTTTCAACACCTTTATCAATGGTATCTCTTCAGCTGCCTTCCACCAGGGGGAATACTATACGCCGGCGCAGCTGGCAAACGGTGTCAACTCCCTCCATCAAACCGTTGATGAAGCGGTTATGACCATGCCGGATGTAGTGGCAGACCGCTACCTGGGTATTGCTGCCTATTATAAACCGGCCATGGGACTGGAATTGCTGAGAAATACAATAATCGGTAGGGAAAGATTTGATGATGCCTTCAGGCAATATATCCGGAGCTGGGCGTATAAACACCCTACACCGAACGACTTCTTCAGAAGCATGGAAAACGCCACCGGAGAAGATCTGAGCTGGTTCTGGAAAGGATGGTTCTTTAATACCTGGAAACTGGATCTCGCAGTGAAAGACGTGAAATATGTAAAAGATGATCCGGCAAGTGGTGCCCTGATTACGCTGGAATGCCTGGAGCAGCTGCCCATGCCGGTAACCGTGGCCATCAAACAGGCCAATGGCACTACAGATACACTGAAACTGCCGGTGGAAATATGGCAGCATGGCCCAACCTACGTATTGCCTTACCCATCCACCTCTAAGCTGGTAGCAGTAACGCTGGACCCACTCGGTGAACTCCCGGATGAAAACAGGAATAACAATTCCTGGAAAGGGAATGATGTCGCAAAGCAGGTGCCGGCAGGTATAACGCCAACGGATATACTTCGTAATTATATTACTGCCTGCGGCGGTATGGAGAAAATGAAATCATTGCAGGATATCGCCTTTACCCTCGCTGGTGAAGCGTTGGGGGTAAAGATCATGACAACTACCCGGGCAAAATTTAAAGATGGATATTTTTTTTGCAGAGAAGTCTATCTTCCTGCGCAACAGCAAACCCTTTTCCTGACACGTATCCAGAACGATAGCGTAATGGTGATGAGAAATGGTAAAATGGTGTCGCTCTCTGCTGCTGAAAAAGGGGTGGAAATGGATAAACATATGCTCTTCCCGGAATACTATTATCTGGGAAATCCGGATATGGTGAAGCTGGAACTCGCTCCCACAGAGGAAATGGTTAATGGTGCCCCCGCTTATGTATTGTCTGTGGCTACCAGCAACGGTACCGTTTTCAGAAATTATTATGATGAGAAAACAGGCCTGAAAGTGCGCAGTATCATTGTTACAACAGAAGAAAATACCGGCAGTAATGTCATCACCGATTACAGTGATTACCGCGATGTAGAGGGATATAAAGTACCTTATAAGCTGCTGGTAGATATAGGCGGCAAACAGCAACACCACGACCTCACTACCATTAAATTCAACCAGGGCCTGAGCAAAGAACAGGTCTGCCAGCGTTTCTCTCCCCAATAA
- a CDS encoding cobyric acid synthase, producing MKSIMFTGTASDVGKSVITAGFCRIFLQDGYHPAPFKAQNMSLNSYATPEGLEIGRAQAVQAEAAGVPCHTDMNPVLLKPVSDTASQLVLHGSPAGNRTAKEYFSEPHNNALFTEVTTAYDRLSARYSPVVMEGAGSISEINLWSRDIVNMRMAYHANAAVYLIADIDRGGIFGSIYGTLALLPPEHKALIKGIIINKFRGDISLFDDGRRQLEELTGVPVIGVVPYFRDIHIEEEDSVTLHTKQRRSAAGKVNVAVVLLRHMSNFTDFDPLERYDAVNLFYTDNPIEISNADIIILPGSKSTIADLVALRNNGTAAAVLQAWQQGKVVIGICGGYQMMGEWIADPDGVEGETAAVPGLGILPVSTVIKTAKTTEQRHFYFAGTDTRCTGYEIHMGDTVSKLPKPLNTLADGTTDGYLQSPKCWGTYMHGILDNEVVVNTLLQQTGKDLQVAFDYHQWKEEQYNKLAALLREHLNLSAVYKTLEN from the coding sequence ATGAAGAGTATCATGTTTACCGGGACGGCCTCCGACGTGGGAAAAAGTGTGATCACCGCAGGCTTCTGCCGTATTTTTTTACAGGATGGCTATCATCCGGCGCCTTTCAAGGCGCAGAATATGTCGCTCAACAGCTATGCAACGCCGGAAGGCCTTGAAATAGGCCGTGCACAAGCGGTGCAGGCGGAAGCAGCAGGCGTGCCCTGTCATACTGATATGAACCCCGTACTGCTCAAACCGGTATCTGATACTGCCTCCCAGCTGGTGTTACACGGAAGCCCGGCAGGAAACCGTACGGCGAAAGAATACTTCAGCGAACCACATAATAACGCCCTCTTTACAGAGGTGACTACCGCCTACGACCGGCTGTCGGCCAGGTATAGCCCTGTGGTGATGGAAGGGGCAGGCAGCATCAGTGAAATCAACCTCTGGTCAAGGGATATTGTGAACATGCGCATGGCATATCACGCCAATGCGGCCGTTTACCTGATCGCCGACATCGACAGGGGAGGCATCTTCGGCAGTATCTATGGTACGCTGGCCCTGCTGCCACCCGAACATAAAGCTCTTATCAAAGGTATTATCATCAATAAATTCAGGGGAGATATCAGCCTGTTCGATGATGGCCGCCGCCAGCTGGAAGAGCTGACAGGCGTACCGGTTATCGGCGTGGTGCCTTATTTCCGGGATATTCATATCGAAGAGGAAGACAGTGTGACCCTGCACACAAAACAACGCCGCAGCGCTGCCGGCAAAGTGAATGTGGCCGTGGTACTGCTACGGCATATGTCTAATTTCACCGACTTCGATCCGCTGGAAAGATATGATGCCGTCAATCTTTTTTATACAGATAACCCCATAGAGATCAGCAACGCGGATATTATCATACTGCCGGGTAGTAAAAGCACCATTGCTGACCTGGTGGCCCTCCGCAATAATGGCACTGCCGCTGCTGTGCTACAGGCCTGGCAGCAGGGGAAAGTGGTGATAGGTATTTGTGGCGGCTACCAGATGATGGGTGAATGGATCGCCGACCCGGATGGGGTAGAGGGTGAAACGGCCGCAGTACCGGGTTTGGGGATACTGCCGGTATCTACCGTAATTAAAACGGCGAAAACAACGGAGCAACGTCACTTCTATTTTGCCGGTACGGATACGCGATGTACCGGTTATGAAATTCATATGGGCGATACCGTTAGTAAACTGCCCAAACCATTGAATACACTGGCCGATGGCACTACAGACGGATACCTGCAATCACCCAAATGCTGGGGAACCTATATGCATGGTATCCTTGACAATGAAGTAGTGGTGAATACCCTTTTGCAACAAACCGGAAAAGACCTGCAGGTTGCTTTCGACTACCACCAGTGGAAAGAAGAACAATATAACAAATTGGCAGCCCTGCTTCGTGAACATCTTAATCTTTCAGCTGTTTATAAGACGTTGGAAAATTAA
- a CDS encoding histidinol-phosphate transaminase, which translates to MNPVNGEGGDKFPRKIVADFSENTLYSGLTAGLKSHLAGSLDTIVRYPSPDAGLLQEALEKQLEQQPGTVLVTNGATQAVYLIAQLFAGATTSIIAPTFSAYEAAARLFKHQVSFLWWDKLDDGFRIDTDLVFICNPNNPGGQVLEEAVLQRMINANRKTIFVVDEAYIDFTRETRTLVTHIHRLPNLLVLRSPAKVACFPGLRLGYIAGQKPLLDRLRAFQPPWSVNQLAITAGMYMLAHPREFAFKLDDLLANTFQLREKIKAMPEFKVYSSYTHYFLFETLTGTATELRSWLLDKYAILIRDASDFEGLSSGFCRIACRSEEDNKLLITALKKWSHL; encoded by the coding sequence ATGAACCCTGTGAATGGAGAAGGTGGAGATAAGTTTCCCCGGAAAATAGTAGCGGATTTCAGCGAGAATACCTTGTACAGCGGACTTACAGCCGGGCTCAAAAGTCATCTGGCCGGCAGTCTGGATACGATCGTGCGTTATCCTTCGCCAGACGCTGGTCTGCTACAGGAGGCGCTGGAGAAGCAGCTGGAGCAGCAACCCGGCACCGTGTTGGTCACCAATGGCGCCACACAGGCGGTTTACCTCATCGCACAATTGTTTGCCGGCGCTACCACCAGCATCATCGCGCCGACTTTTTCGGCGTATGAAGCGGCTGCGCGCCTGTTTAAGCACCAGGTCAGCTTTCTATGGTGGGATAAGCTGGATGATGGCTTTCGCATTGATACCGACCTCGTCTTTATCTGTAATCCGAATAATCCCGGCGGACAGGTATTGGAAGAGGCTGTATTACAGCGGATGATCAATGCCAACCGTAAAACGATCTTTGTAGTGGACGAGGCCTATATCGATTTTACCAGGGAAACCCGGACGCTGGTGACGCATATTCATCGCCTGCCCAACCTGCTGGTGCTGCGCTCTCCTGCCAAGGTGGCCTGCTTCCCGGGCCTGCGCCTGGGATATATTGCCGGCCAGAAGCCCCTCCTCGACAGGTTAAGGGCTTTCCAGCCGCCCTGGAGCGTTAACCAGCTCGCTATCACCGCCGGAATGTATATGTTGGCACATCCCAGGGAATTTGCCTTTAAACTGGACGACCTGCTGGCAAATACTTTTCAGCTGCGTGAAAAAATCAAAGCCATGCCGGAGTTCAAAGTCTATAGCTCCTATACGCATTATTTCTTATTTGAGACTTTGACAGGTACAGCCACAGAACTGAGGTCTTGGCTGCTGGATAAATATGCTATTTTGATAAGGGATGCCTCCGATTTTGAGGGACTAAGCTCAGGATTTTGTAGAATTGCATGCAGGAGCGAGGAGGATAATAAGCTGTTGATAACGGCATTGAAAAAATGGAGTCATCTGTAG